The Streptomyces sp. RKAG293 genome includes a region encoding these proteins:
- a CDS encoding TerD family protein produces the protein MTVNMTKGQQISLTKSDGGTLTAVRMGLGWQAAPRRGLFGSRTREIDLDASAVLFADKQPVDVVFFRHLVSDDGSVRHTGDNVVGGAGQGGDDESILVDLQRVPVHIDQIVFTVNSFTGQTFAEVQNAFCRLVDETNGQELARYTLTGGGQYTAQIMAKVQRAGSGWSMTAIGTPAAGRTFQDLMPSILPAL, from the coding sequence CAGATCAGCCTTACCAAGTCCGACGGGGGGACGCTGACGGCCGTTCGGATGGGGCTCGGCTGGCAGGCCGCGCCCCGCCGCGGTCTGTTCGGCAGCCGCACCCGGGAGATCGACCTCGACGCCTCGGCGGTGCTCTTCGCCGACAAGCAGCCGGTGGACGTGGTGTTCTTCCGGCACCTGGTCAGCGACGACGGTTCCGTCCGGCACACCGGCGACAACGTGGTCGGCGGCGCCGGCCAGGGTGGCGACGACGAGTCGATCCTGGTGGACCTGCAGCGGGTGCCGGTCCACATCGACCAGATCGTCTTCACGGTGAACTCGTTCACCGGGCAGACCTTCGCCGAGGTGCAGAACGCGTTCTGCCGTCTCGTCGACGAGACCAACGGCCAGGAGCTGGCCCGCTACACCCTGACCGGTGGCGGGCAGTACACCGCGCAGATCATGGCGAAGGTGCAGCGCGCGGGCAGCGGCTGGTCGATGACCGCCATCGGTACGCCGGCCGCAGGCCGTACGTTCCAGGACCTGATGCCGTCGATCCTGCCGGCGCTCTGA